The Chamaesiphon minutus PCC 6605 DNA window GATTTCCCACTATGGATGGCTCCAGTCCAAATGCGTTTGGTTGCAGTAGCTCAAGATTTCTTGCCCTTTGCTAAAGATGTTTGTGCGAAGTTAGTTGCCCTCGGCGTGCGCGCTGAAGTAGATACTAGTAACGAACGCTTGGGTAAGATGATCCGCAATGCAGAGAAGGCCAAAATTCCCGTTGTGGGCATCGTCGGTGGTAAAGAGGTAGAAGACAACACGATTAGCATTCGCACTCGGATTGGGGGCGAATTAGGAGCGATTGGCGTTGATGAAGTAGTGAAGAGAATTGTGGATTCGATCGGGAATTTTAGCGATTTCTAAAGATCGATTCGGAGTGAGGCGAATTTAATGCACCTCACTCCAGAATATAATTTCTGTAGTAGGATAATCACCAGATAATAACAGCCTACAGAGATCGCCTTTTATCAATTTTTTGATACCTTGACCATCAATATTTTCAACAGCCTCTACCACTACACTACCGAATACGGCCTGCTCGCTATTATAGAAAGTGGAGTGCTTCGGCCTTCGTTAACTAAGCCAAATGGGAGAGATGTCTTGTTAGGTGAAGGTCAGTATTTTACAAGTATTGCGCCAGAAACGATCGCTAAGAACTAGGTGGAATGGGTTTGTGCGATCGGCAACTAACAGAATCAGACATACAAATAGCCGCTGTCATCGATCTGAATGAATTTGAATCAGTCTGGAAATTGTCTAGTCAAGATCGGTACTCAAGTGCTAAATTTTAAATTTTTATGACCGAAACAACCGCGAATAAATTGCCTTCACCCGTAGTAATTGACTTACTTAGTAATGATGGTGCCAATGCACTAGCAGGAGATCGCGAACAAAATCTCAAAACGATCGCGCGTCAAACGGGAGCGAAACTGGTATTGCGCGGACAGGAATTAATTATCGATGGCATGGCGGCAGAAATCGATCGGGCGAGCCAGTTAATCGAGCTACTACAGCCCTTGTGGCAAGTGGGTAAGGCAATTTCATCTGTAGATGTTCGGGCAGCCTTACAAGCCTCAGCAACGGGCGGAGAAACGCAACTAAAATCGATGCAAACTGAGGTACTGGCGACTACTCGCAAGGGCGATCGCATTCGACCGAAAACGGCGGCTCAGTGGCAATATATTCAAACCATCCGCCAGCACGAGCTGACATTTTGTATCGGCCCTGCGGGGACAGGTAAGACATATCTAGCGGCAGTTCTAGCCGTTCAAGCTTTATTAAATGGCGAATGCGAACGCTTGATTCTGACGCGTCCCGCCGTCGAAGCTGGCGAGAAATTAGGCTTTTTGCCAGGAGATCTCCAGCAAAAGGTCGATCCATTTTTACGCCCGTTATACGATGCTTTGCATGAATTTATCGATGCCGATAAAATTCCGTTGTTAATCGAGAAAGGCACGATCGAAATCGCCCCTTTAGCATACATGCGCGGACGCACTTTGAGTAATGCGTTTGTAATTGTAGATGAAGCGCAAAATACCACTCCCGCACAGATGAAAATGCTGCTAACGCGGATTGGCTTTCGATCGAGAATGGTCGTCACTGGCGATGTTACCCAAACCGATTTACCCTCTTTTCAAACATCGGGATTAGTCGTCGCTCAACGCATTTTACAAAATATCGAGGGGATTGGTTTTTGTTACTTTAATAAAAGCGATGTCGTCCGTCATGCCTTGGTAGAGCGGATCGTCGCTGCTTACGAGCAGGCAGAGGGTTAGGGTTTAGGCTTTTTTAGTTGCTAGTCCATCTAATAAAAAACCGACAAATACCGATGCAACCCCGTCATCGATCGAGGTGTTTTCTGGTAACAACATATTGGTTTGATAAGCGATCGAAATTACCGCGACTCCATGCACCATCGCCCAGATCGATTTCGTCATTTGGTGCGGATCGCCAGCAATTAAGGTGTGATTTTCTTGCCCAGATTTAACCAGCTCGAATAAGCAGTTGAGGGCTACTTGCGAGGCTGCTAGCAAGCTCGGATATTTCTCGACTTCATAGGGACGAAACATCACTTGCAAGTGGTTGGGACGATCGAGTGCAAAGCGGATATAGGCATTGCTGGCGGCAATTAATCGTCCATAAGTACTAGTATCTGCTGTCGCGATCGCCGACTCGATTTCCATTGCTAGTAGCCTAAAGCCTTCTTCGGCAATCTCTGCTAGCACGGCTTCTTTGTCGGCAAAATGCATATATGGTGCATTGTGGCTCACCCCAGCTCTTTGCGCCATTTTCCGCAAACTGAGCGCGTGGGTACCTTCCTCTGCTAACAGTTCGGTGGCGACTTTTATTAACGTGTTGCGTAAATTTCCATGATGATATTTAGCCATTTGCCGCTCCTTATATTGACAGTGCCAATATGCAAGCGTTATATTGACACTGTCAACTTAACATGTCTTTGTCGCCCGTGTTTGACGACAACGATCGCCACTAAGTTGGTTAGTGCCACACTGGAGGTAATGTCATGAAGTTTAGTCACACGCTGAAAACGGCTGCTACACCAGAACGGATTTGGGCAATCTGGATCGATGTCGAAAATTGGTCGCAATGGGACACCGAATTAGTTGATGCCGATCTGGATGGTGCCTTTGTGCTGGGTGCGATCGGGAGATTGAAGCCAAAAACAGGGCGAGTTAGTAAGTTCGAGATCTCGCAATTTAATCCCGGTAAGAGCTATACCTTTACGATCGGACTACCATTATGTAGTTTACAGGTGCATCGCTATTTGAGCGATCGAGTAGATGGGACATACTTCACCCACGAAGTATCATTTCAAGGGTTGCTCGGCTGGTTATTTGGCTTATTATTAGGCCGCAAGTTTCAATCGGTATTGCCCAGCGTGATGGCAAATGTAGCGCGAATTGCCGAAAGTTAGCGTCGGCTCGATCGCCGTGGAGATGAATCCAGATGCGGTATACTTATTGGGGTTGACAAGTTTTAAAAAGTTTTGGGAATCGACCTGCGTAGTTACGTTTTTATCGATCGGTTGCAACGCCAACATGCTGCATATTTGGGGACTGAAGCCCAAGGTTTTTTGCCATTGCCAGCAGATTCCTCATTGTGGATCGAAGTTTCGCCTGGGGTCGAAATCAACCAAATGATGGACATCGCCCTCAAATCTGCCCAAGTCAGACCAGGAGTGCAGATCATCGAGCGGTTGTATGGATTGATGGAAATTCATGCTAGCAGTCAGGGTGACGTTCATGCCGCCGGACAGGCGATTTTGGCATATTTGGGAGTACGCCAGTCTGATTGTCTCAAGCCGCGCGTCATTTCGAGTCGGATCATTCGCAATATTACCGCCCATCATACTCAGATGATCAACCGCAGTCGGCGGGGAAATATGATTCTGGCGGGACAAACGCTATATGTGTTGGAAGTAGAGCCTGCGGCATATGCGGCAATTGCAGCCAATGAAGCCGAAAAATCTGCATCGATTAATATCCTCCAAATTTCGGCTGTCGGTGTATTCGGGCGGCTATATTTGGGTGGTGAAGAACGGGATATTAAGGCGGCGGAGGCGGGAATTTTGGCATCGTTAGAGAGCTTACCGGGGCGTCCGTTTCCAGACAATGCGAAGCAGGAGTAGGAAATGGGTGTGAGTGCAGAAGACATGTTGCGGCGTGGTGCGGTGGCATGGTTGAAGTGGCGACAGCAGCAGCTAGAAGTGCCAGATTTGAGCGATGCTAGCTTAATGGATTTGAATTTGCGCGGAGCAGATCTCCACGATGTCAATCTCCGCCGTGCGGATTTGAGTGGTGCTAAGTTGGTAGCGGCCAACTTGAGGGGGGCAAATCTCAGTAATGCGATCCTCGATCGAGCGGATCTGGTCGATGCTAATTTACAATCGATCGAGACGATCGCGGGTAGTGCCAAAGGTGCCGATTTACGGCGCGCGAATCTGAGTGGGGCGAATTTGATGGGCAGTAACTTTAGCTACACCGATTTGCGCGATGCCCATCTTGCAGCAGTAAATGCGATCGCGATCGATCTTACTGCTGCCAAGTTACGTGGCGCGGATCTCGATGGGATTAATTTACATCGTGCCACGCTCAGTTATGCCAATTTAGTCCAAACTAATTTAGCTAATGCCGATCTGACTCGATCGATATTAGCGGAAACAGAACTCGGTTCGGCACATTTATATCGTGCTAATTTGACCGAAGCGCGGCTGAGTC harbors:
- a CDS encoding HYD1 signature containing ADP-ribosyltransferase family protein produces the protein MTINIFNSLYHYTTEYGLLAIIESGVLRPSLTKPNGRDVLLGEGQYFTSIAPETIAKN
- a CDS encoding PhoH family protein; translated protein: MTETTANKLPSPVVIDLLSNDGANALAGDREQNLKTIARQTGAKLVLRGQELIIDGMAAEIDRASQLIELLQPLWQVGKAISSVDVRAALQASATGGETQLKSMQTEVLATTRKGDRIRPKTAAQWQYIQTIRQHELTFCIGPAGTGKTYLAAVLAVQALLNGECERLILTRPAVEAGEKLGFLPGDLQQKVDPFLRPLYDALHEFIDADKIPLLIEKGTIEIAPLAYMRGRTLSNAFVIVDEAQNTTPAQMKMLLTRIGFRSRMVVTGDVTQTDLPSFQTSGLVVAQRILQNIEGIGFCYFNKSDVVRHALVERIVAAYEQAEG
- a CDS encoding TetR/AcrR family transcriptional regulator, with the translated sequence MAKYHHGNLRNTLIKVATELLAEEGTHALSLRKMAQRAGVSHNAPYMHFADKEAVLAEIAEEGFRLLAMEIESAIATADTSTYGRLIAASNAYIRFALDRPNHLQVMFRPYEVEKYPSLLAASQVALNCLFELVKSGQENHTLIAGDPHQMTKSIWAMVHGVAVISIAYQTNMLLPENTSIDDGVASVFVGFLLDGLATKKA
- a CDS encoding SRPBCC family protein: MKFSHTLKTAATPERIWAIWIDVENWSQWDTELVDADLDGAFVLGAIGRLKPKTGRVSKFEISQFNPGKSYTFTIGLPLCSLQVHRYLSDRVDGTYFTHEVSFQGLLGWLFGLLLGRKFQSVLPSVMANVARIAES
- a CDS encoding bacterial microcompartment protein, with the protein product MGIDLRSYVFIDRLQRQHAAYLGTEAQGFLPLPADSSLWIEVSPGVEINQMMDIALKSAQVRPGVQIIERLYGLMEIHASSQGDVHAAGQAILAYLGVRQSDCLKPRVISSRIIRNITAHHTQMINRSRRGNMILAGQTLYVLEVEPAAYAAIAANEAEKSASINILQISAVGVFGRLYLGGEERDIKAAEAGILASLESLPGRPFPDNAKQE
- a CDS encoding pentapeptide repeat-containing protein, with the protein product MSAEDMLRRGAVAWLKWRQQQLEVPDLSDASLMDLNLRGADLHDVNLRRADLSGAKLVAANLRGANLSNAILDRADLVDANLQSIETIAGSAKGADLRRANLSGANLMGSNFSYTDLRDAHLAAVNAIAIDLTAAKLRGADLDGINLHRATLSYANLVQTNLANADLTRSILAETELGSAHLYRANLTEARLSRAHLVSVYAVCANFDRAMLANADLSWAQLNKTIFTGAQLQQTKLRGANLAGADLTGADLTGADLTSANLSYTNLQQTILADADLTETVFTGAIR